In the Hordeum vulgare subsp. vulgare chromosome 7H, MorexV3_pseudomolecules_assembly, whole genome shotgun sequence genome, one interval contains:
- the LOC123410527 gene encoding G-type lectin S-receptor-like serine/threonine-protein kinase LECRK4 — protein sequence MAPPSPALFLAGVAALLAVLISGHVAAARTNLTAGVPMTPPNYITSPSGVFAFGFRSLDDSSPGKFLLATWFRSGSGDDGSSSQLQSVVWFARQSSTYSSAALATAQSALSVTADGQLALADTADGGNRVLWRAPIPGLKRGSVLALLDSGNLQFLGDGSSPENVLWASFWYPTDTLLPGQSLTMDARSQGKLISRRADAEFTTGRFTMGVQTDGNVVLYVDLLTGNSPDNAYWQAHTDSSSGNTTVTFDDQGGLSSTLHNGVVQNLISPPPVATGKFYRFARMDPDGVVRAYARAKNVLGGGGNTSWSVSGAFPSDACNKRTSGLQGVCGPGSYCTEQKDRLRCVCPTGYTYTDAQHTDSGCTPEFALQSCDGENNAEEYTLVDLPNTTWETSIYYKKFTSVTEDQCRDYCLNDCYCTAALMIGGTDCAEMAALTNGRQASDVTTKALIKVRRSNNPPARMPARTRTIAAVTACVALVLLAIPGGFLARHCLTKKKRESEGLLSVRAFSWKELHRATNGFEKLLGKGSFGEVYEGELKSPRRRLIAVKRLVNSNEYSEREFSNEVQSIGQIHHRNLVRMIGYCKEGKHRMLVLEFMPGGSLRGYLFKPERPPWSWRAQAALGIARGIEYLHDGCASPIMHCDIKPDNILLDGARAPKITDFGISRLLGNQQVHTTVTNVRGTRGYIAPEWFRSDARVDTKVDVYSFGVVLLEMICCRKCHDPLVDQGGDETVTLFGWAIQLVSSQRTELILPDDDDAAADLERVERFARVAFWCIEPNPSLRPTMHHVVHMLESAVGEAEVMPDPPSCYVDSAPLIVSSV from the coding sequence ATGGCACCGCCTTCCCCCGCTCTGTTCCTCGCCGGCGTTGCCGCGCTCCTTGCAGTGCTAATAAGTGGCCACGTAGCCGCTGCACGGACCAACCTCACGGCCGGGGTCCCCATGACGCCGCCCAACTACATCACCAGCCCGTCCGGCGTCTTCGCCTTCGGCTTCCGCTCCCTCGACGACTCCAGCCCGGGCAAGTTCCTCCTCGCCACATGGTTCCGCTCCGGCTCCGGCGACGACGGCAGCTCCTCCCAGCTGCAGTCCGTGGTGTGGTTCGCCAGGCAGTCGTCGACCTactcgtcggccgccctcgccacGGCGCAGTCCGCTCTCAGCGTCACGGCCGACGGCCAGCTGGCGCTCGCGGACACCGCCGACGGCGGCAACCGGGTTCTTTGGAGGGCGCCGATCCCCGGCCTCAAGCGCGGGTCCGTGCTCGCGCTCCTCGACTCTGGCAACCTCCAGTTCCTCGGCGACGGCAGCAGCCCGGAGAACGTGCTGTGGGCGAGCTTCTGGTACCCGACGGACACGCTGCTGCCGGGccagtccttgaccatggacgccCGGTCCCAGGGGAAGCTCATCTCCAGGCGCGCGGACGCGGAGTTCACCACCGGCCGGTTCACCATGGGCGTCCAGACGGACGGCAACGTCGTGCTCTACGTGGACCTGCTCACCGGCAACAGCCCCGACAACGCCTACTGGCAGGCCCACACCGACAGCTCCAGCGGCAACACGACGGTGACCTTCGACGACCAGGGCGGCCTCAGCTCCACTCTCCACAACGGCGTCGTCCAGAACCTCATATCGCCACCGCCGGTGGCGACCGGCAAGTTCTACAGGTTCGCCAGGATGGACCCCGACGGCGTCGTCCGTGCCTACGCGCGCGCCAAGAACGTCCTGGGCGGCGGTGGCAACACGTCGTGGAGTGTCTCGGGAGCCTTCCCCAGCGACGCCTGCAACAAGAGGACGTCCGGACTGCAGGGCGTGTGCGGCCCGGGGTCGTACTGCACGGAGCAGAAGGACCGGCTCCGCTGCGTGTGCCCGACCGGGTACACGTACACAGACGCGCAGCACACGGACAGCGGCTGCACGCCGGAGTTCGCGCTGCAGAGCTGCGACGGGGAGAACAACGCCGAGGAGTACACGCTCGTCGACCTGCCCAACACCACCTGGGAGACATCCATCTACTACAAGAAGTTCACGTCAGTGACGGAGGACCAGTGCCGGGACTACTGCCTCAACGACTGCTACTGCACCGCCGCGCTGATGATCGGCGGGACCGACTGCGCCGAGATGGCGGCGCTGACAAACGGGCGTCAGGCGAGCGACGTCACCACGAAGGCACTGATCAAAGTTCGGCGAAGCAATAATCCTCCGGCGAGGATGCCGGCGAGGACAAGAACCATAGCAGCCGTGACAGCCTGCGTGGCCTTGGTGCTGCTGGCCATCCCCGGCGGCTTCCTGGCAAGGCACTGCCTGAccaagaagaagagagagagcgaggggttgCTGAGCGTGAGAGCTTTCAGCTGGAAGGAGCTCCACAGGGCCACCAACGGCTTCGAGAAGCTCCTGGGGAAAGGGAGCTTCGGCGAGGTGTACGAAGGCGAGCTCAAGTCCCCCCGGCGGCGCCTCATCGCGGTGAAGAGGCTCGTCAACTCGAACGAGTACAGCGAGAGGGAGTTCAGCAACGAGGTGCAGTCCATCGGGCAGATCCACCACCGGAACCTGGTCCGCATGATCGGGTACTGCAAGGAAGGCAAGCACCGGATGCTGGTGCTGGAGTTCATGCCGGGAGGGTCGCTCCGGGGGTACCTCTTCAAGCCGGAGCGGCCGCCATGGAGCTGGCGCGCCCAGGCGGCGCTGGGCATCGCCAGGGGGATCGAGTACCTCCACGACGGGTGCGCCTCCCCGATCATGCACTGCGACATCAAGCCGGACAACATCCTCCTCGACGGCGCGCGCGCCCCCAAGATCACCGACTTTGGGATCTCCAGGCTGCTGGGGAACCAGCAGGTGCACACCACGGTGACCAAcgtgaggggcaccagggggtacaTCGCCCCGGAGTGGTTCCGCAGCGACGCGCGGGTGGACACCAAGGTGGACGTGTACAGCTTcggcgtcgtgctgctggagatgatCTGCTGCCGGAAGTGCCATGACCCGCTGGTCGACCAGGGCGGGGACGAGACGGTCACGCTGTTCGGGTGGGCGATCCAGCTGGTCAGCAGCCAGAGGACTGAGCTCATACTGCCTGACGACGACGATGCGGCGGCGGACCTGGAGAGAGTGGAGAGGTTCGCGCGCGTGGCCTTCTGGTGCATCGAGCCCAACCCGTCGCTCCGGCCGACGATGCACCATGTGGTGCACATGCTGGAGAGCGCGGTGGGTGAGGCGGAGGTGATGCCTGACCCTCCCTCGTGTTACGTCGACTCGGCTCCGTTGATCGTGTCTTCTGTTTAG